Proteins from a genomic interval of Pseudomonadota bacterium:
- a CDS encoding CTP synthase — MKTQTSKHKTKFIFITGGVLSSLGKGLAAAAIGALLESRGLSITFQKLDPYINVDPGTMNPFQHGEVYVTDDGAETDLDLGHYERYTSAVLGQRNNYTSGRIYHSVISKERRGEYLGGTVQVIPHITDEIKSAILQLNGDVDVAIIEIGGTIGDIEGLPFLEAIRQFRLDVGKQDSLFIHVTWVPYIKTAGEFKTKPTQHSVKELRAIGIQPDILLCRTQAPLSKELKAKISLFCNVAIDEVITAQDVDNIYEVPLCFHKEGLDRKILEHLNIWTGAPRIEPWENLVEKIRHPSKKVLIAIIGKYVDLTESYKSLHEALVHGGVANDAKVELRYVSAEDLEEKQPAELLEGCHGILVPGGFGKRGVQGKINAITYARENKIPFFGICLGMQLAVIEFARNIAGMKDADSMEFTPDTKTPVIYLMKEWYDYRTGKVQIRDETSNMGGTLRLGSYPCNLFESTFARKAYQVESIEERHRHRFEFNPQFRDELTEKGLIISGASPDNNLVEIVELADHPWFLGCQFHPEFKSGPMKPHPLFREFIRASLTFSGA; from the coding sequence CGGCGGCCATCGGCGCCCTTCTCGAAAGTCGTGGTCTTTCCATCACTTTCCAGAAACTTGATCCTTACATCAACGTTGACCCCGGCACGATGAACCCATTCCAGCACGGCGAGGTGTACGTAACCGACGACGGCGCTGAAACCGATCTGGATCTCGGCCATTACGAACGGTATACTTCCGCCGTTCTTGGCCAGCGCAACAATTACACCTCCGGCCGGATCTATCACTCGGTTATTTCCAAGGAACGACGCGGCGAATATCTTGGCGGCACGGTCCAGGTAATCCCCCATATTACCGATGAGATTAAAAGCGCCATCCTGCAATTAAACGGTGATGTGGATGTCGCGATCATCGAGATCGGCGGCACCATCGGTGATATCGAAGGGTTGCCTTTTCTTGAGGCCATCCGGCAATTCCGCCTGGATGTCGGCAAACAGGATTCCCTGTTCATTCATGTGACCTGGGTGCCCTATATCAAGACCGCCGGGGAGTTCAAAACCAAACCCACCCAGCACAGCGTCAAGGAACTCCGGGCCATCGGCATCCAGCCCGACATTCTGCTCTGCCGAACGCAAGCGCCGCTCAGCAAAGAACTGAAGGCAAAAATCTCTCTTTTCTGTAATGTTGCCATTGATGAAGTCATTACCGCCCAGGATGTAGACAATATCTACGAAGTCCCCCTCTGCTTTCACAAAGAAGGCCTTGACCGGAAAATACTTGAGCATCTTAACATCTGGACCGGCGCCCCCCGCATTGAACCCTGGGAGAACCTGGTTGAAAAAATACGGCATCCGTCCAAAAAAGTTTTGATTGCAATCATCGGCAAATACGTCGATCTGACCGAATCCTACAAAAGCCTCCATGAGGCCCTGGTTCACGGTGGCGTTGCCAATGATGCAAAAGTCGAGCTCCGATACGTGAGCGCCGAAGACCTGGAAGAAAAACAACCAGCGGAGCTTCTGGAAGGCTGTCACGGAATACTTGTTCCGGGCGGGTTTGGTAAACGCGGCGTACAGGGAAAAATCAATGCTATCACCTATGCCCGGGAAAATAAAATTCCATTTTTCGGGATTTGCCTGGGCATGCAGCTTGCGGTTATTGAATTTGCCCGAAACATCGCCGGCATGAAAGACGCCGACAGCATGGAATTCACCCCTGACACCAAAACTCCGGTCATCTACCTTATGAAGGAATGGTATGATTACCGGACCGGAAAGGTTCAAATCAGGGATGAGACCTCGAATATGGGCGGCACCCTTCGCCTGGGAAGCTACCCCTGTAATCTGTTTGAATCTACTTTTGCACGAAAGGCTTATCAGGTAGAAAGTATCGAAGAACGCCATCGCCATCGTTTTGAGTTCAATCCCCAGTTTCGTGATGAATTGACCGAAAAAGGGCTGATTATCAGTGGTGCGTCCCCTGACAACAATCTTGTCGAAATTGTCGAGTTGGCCGACCACCCATGGTTTCTGGGCTGCCAGTTTCATCCTGAATTCAAATCAGGCCCAATGAAACCCCATCCGCTCTTCAGGGAATTCATTAGAGCGTCGCTCACCTTTTCCGGGGCATGA